CGCACATCGCAGCTGAAAATGGGTGTGCTGAATGGATACAGTCAGCATTTGATTGAGCCGACGCGCGAGACTGTGGCATCCCTGCTGAAAAAGCAGGGATATGCGACCGCATGCATCGGCAAATGGCACCTGGGTATGGATTGGCAGCAGACGCCGGGGAGTCATTTGACCGGCAAAAAAATCTCCTGGAAAAAAGTGGACCCCAAGGCTCCGATAAAAAACGGCCCGAACAGCGTTGGCTTTGATTATTTTTACGGTATTTCCGGCTCCTTGAATATGAGTCCGCATGCCTATATCGAAAATGATCGGATGCAGGGCGAAATCGAGAAGTTGGCCAAAATGGATGACGTGAATGCGCGCGGATTTACGCAACCTTCAACCCCGGGATACGCCGCCAAAGAATATGTCCAGCAAGAGGTTGTTCCCCGGTTCACGCGCAAGGCTACGGATTGGATACGGGAAAACAAGGACGGACCGTTTTTTCTGTATTTCCCGCTTCCGTCGCCGCATTCCCCTCTGGTTCCGAATGCAGCGTTTAAGGGGAAAAGCGGACTCAATCTGCATGGCGACTTTTGTCTGGAGACCGACTGGGCCGTGGGCGAAGTCCTGAAAACACTGGACGAACTCGATCTGACGGATAACACACTCGTTGTGTTTACCGCGGATAACGGAACCTCGCCGCGAGCCGGATTTGAGGAGCTGGCCGCCAAGGGGCATCATCCCAGCTGGATCTATCGCGGCATGAAGGGCACCACCTGGGAGGGCGGGCATCGGGTGCCGTTTGTTGTGCGCTGGCCACAGCAGGTTAAAGCGGGGGCGGTGTCTTCTGCGCTGATCTGTTCCACCGATTTTTTTGCGACGTGCGCCGAGCTGACCGGAGTGAAACCAGCCCCCGATGCCGGAGAAGACAGTGTCAGTTTTCTTCCTGCGCTTCAAGGCAGGCCGCAGCCGGGAAGTGACGACCGGTTGGTGATACATCATTCAGATAAAGGTATTTTTTCGATCCGGCGCGGAACGTGGAAAGTGATGTTTGATGCGTTTGGCGGATCGGGACGATATGATCCGCGGGCGAGTGAGCCGATCAGGAATATTGCCAGTCTGCAACTTTATGATATGGCCTCGGATGCGACTGAAAATGTCAATCTTGCGGCGCAGTACCCGGAGATTGTTCAGAGTCTCCGTAAAGATCTGGCGGGGATTATCCGGCGAGGCCGCAGTACTCCGGGGCCGAACCTTCCGAGCGATTATAACGATCCAAACGTTGCGTGGCCACAACTTGAGCCGGTCCTGAATGAGTTGAAATAAGTGGGCATGAATAAGGAAAAGTGAATATGAAGACAGGATATTTTGTACTCGCCGCCACATTGTTTGCAGGGGCCGTCGCTGCGGATTCTCTGAAGAATGCGCGGCCGAATATTATTTTTGTGATGACGGATGACCAGGGGTCAAATCTTTCTTTTATGGGACATCCATATATTGAAACGCCGCATATTGACCGGTTCGCGAAACAGTCGCTTTATTTCAAGGAATATCACGTCAGCCCAAGCTGCGCGCCAACGCGCGCCGCGCTGATGAGCGGGCGTCATGAGTTTCGAAACGGCGTCACTCATACCGTACATGAACGGGAGCTGATGGCGCTTTCAACAACCACGTTTCCGCAGTTGTTGCAACGTGCGGGATATACTACCGGTATTTTCGGGAAGTGGCACTTGGGGGATCAGGAGGCCTATCTGCCTGTAAACCGGGGATTCGATGAGGTGTTGGTCCACGGTGCCGGGGGAATTGGGCAGGCCTATTCGGGAAGTAATTTTGACTTTCCGCCGAATCGGGGAAAAGGGTCGAAGGCAAAATATTTCGATCCGGTTTTGCTGCATAACGATACCATTGTTCAAACAAAGGGATATTGCACCGATCTGTTTTTCAACGCCGCGCTGGGCTGGATTAAAAAGAATCATGAGGCGGATAAACCGTATTTTGCATATATCTCTCCAAACGCACCGCATTCTCCGTTGATTGCTCCAAAAGAATCATATGATCGTATTGCAAAGCGTCACCCGGAGTTGAAGAAGGTGTCGGGCCGGTATGCGATGATTGAGAGGATCGACGACAACTTCGGGCTGATGATGAAGAAGCTGAAGGAATGGGGTGCGCTGGATAATACGCTGATTATTTTCACCACGGACAACGGGGCGCCGTATCGGGGTCCGGAAAGCAACGAATTCAATGCGGGCTATAAAACCGGTAAGGGAAGTCCTTATGAGGGCGGGGTTCATGTGCCCGCGTTCTGGTACTGGAAAGGGGTTCTTCAGGGAGGGAAAACCGTGGATGCACTGACGGCGCATATTGATTTGTTTAAAACGTTCTGCGACCTGGCCGGGGCGGAAATTCCGGCGGATATTCAACCGTTGGATGGCCGCTCGCTGTTGCCGCTTTTGGAAAATCCGGATGCCGAATGGGAAAAACGTCAGTTGTTCACACATCGTGGTCGATGGGACAAAGGCGCAAAACCGGAACGCGATGCCAACTGGGCCGTGAGAACCGAACGCTGGCGACTGGTCGGCCGGGAACTCTATGATATCGCGCATGATCCCTATGAAGATCAGGATGTTTCGGCGCAATACCCGGAGGTCGTCGAGCAGCTGAAAAATGCCTACTACAAGTGGTGGGATGAAACCGTGCCCTACATGATTAATGAAGATCGCGAGTGTGAGTTGGAGGATCCGTTGGGCAAGCGCTATTACAAGCAGCTCGAGGAGCGCGGTATTCCGGATTGGGTGCCGTACGATCTGGACCTCTGATTGAAGTCGGATTCCCTCTGAGCAAGACCTGAGACCGTGTTCTGAGACGTGATGGGATCAATTAAATTTTAATATTGAACGGCGGGCCTGAACTGATCGGTGAACCGCTGAATAGAATGAGATGTAAGGAAATGATGATGAATACTAAAATGAATATTTTTTCTGCGATGATGGGAGTCGGATTGCTGGCCGGTGCCGCCGGTGCGGCAGAGCTGTCGAAACCGAATATTCTGTTTGTGATGTCG
This is a stretch of genomic DNA from Pontiella agarivorans. It encodes these proteins:
- a CDS encoding arylsulfatase, with the protein product MKTGYFVLAATLFAGAVAADSLKNARPNIIFVMTDDQGSNLSFMGHPYIETPHIDRFAKQSLYFKEYHVSPSCAPTRAALMSGRHEFRNGVTHTVHERELMALSTTTFPQLLQRAGYTTGIFGKWHLGDQEAYLPVNRGFDEVLVHGAGGIGQAYSGSNFDFPPNRGKGSKAKYFDPVLLHNDTIVQTKGYCTDLFFNAALGWIKKNHEADKPYFAYISPNAPHSPLIAPKESYDRIAKRHPELKKVSGRYAMIERIDDNFGLMMKKLKEWGALDNTLIIFTTDNGAPYRGPESNEFNAGYKTGKGSPYEGGVHVPAFWYWKGVLQGGKTVDALTAHIDLFKTFCDLAGAEIPADIQPLDGRSLLPLLENPDAEWEKRQLFTHRGRWDKGAKPERDANWAVRTERWRLVGRELYDIAHDPYEDQDVSAQYPEVVEQLKNAYYKWWDETVPYMINEDRECELEDPLGKRYYKQLEERGIPDWVPYDLDL
- a CDS encoding sulfatase family protein, with translation MKMKVTATAVLFLMGAAQAVPPNIVYILADDMGPGDVSCYNAEGKISTPNIDRLAREGMKFMDMHTNSSVCTPTRYGILTGRYAWRTSQLKMGVLNGYSQHLIEPTRETVASLLKKQGYATACIGKWHLGMDWQQTPGSHLTGKKISWKKVDPKAPIKNGPNSVGFDYFYGISGSLNMSPHAYIENDRMQGEIEKLAKMDDVNARGFTQPSTPGYAAKEYVQQEVVPRFTRKATDWIRENKDGPFFLYFPLPSPHSPLVPNAAFKGKSGLNLHGDFCLETDWAVGEVLKTLDELDLTDNTLVVFTADNGTSPRAGFEELAAKGHHPSWIYRGMKGTTWEGGHRVPFVVRWPQQVKAGAVSSALICSTDFFATCAELTGVKPAPDAGEDSVSFLPALQGRPQPGSDDRLVIHHSDKGIFSIRRGTWKVMFDAFGGSGRYDPRASEPIRNIASLQLYDMASDATENVNLAAQYPEIVQSLRKDLAGIIRRGRSTPGPNLPSDYNDPNVAWPQLEPVLNELK